A genomic region of Vitis vinifera cultivar Pinot Noir 40024 chromosome 7, ASM3070453v1 contains the following coding sequences:
- the LOC100264486 gene encoding pentatricopeptide repeat-containing protein At4g19191, mitochondrial has protein sequence MVTPAATQSFNRFSNLWTVAQWNSSITESVNQGYAHKALLLFRQMKQNGLEPNNLTFPSVAKACSKLLNLKYSQIVHTHVVKSRFQADLFVQTSVVDMYVKCSQLGFAYNLFSRMPKRDVASWNSMILGFAQLGFVDRVVSLFCEMGIEGIRADSVTVIGLTHSALSLKDLKMLESIHSFGIKIGIDTDVSVSNTWIAAYAKCGEFGLAETVFDGIDKGLKTGVSWNSMIAGYAHFEQCSKAVGFFKKMLCGGFRADLSTILSLLSSCVQPEVLFHGKLIHAHGIQVGCDSDIQVINTLISMYSKCGDIGSARYLFDNMLGKTRVSWTAMIAGYAEKGDLDEAMTLFSAMEAVGEKPDLVTIISLMSGCGQTGALELGKWIDTYATANGLKDNLMVCNALIDVYAKCGSMDNARELFYTMPEKSLVSWTTLIAGCALNGEFKEALGLFFQMVELGLKPNHITFLAVLQACNHAGFLEKGWECFNLMTKVYKINPGLDHYSCMADLLGRKGRLKEAFEFIQNMPFKPDVGIWSVLLSACKIHQNVVIGECVAYHLFELEPQTAVPYVQMANIYASAGKWDRVAAIRTMMKCNKAMKSPGKSLVQVNGKTHEFTVEDRCHPEGLLIYETLENLALQMKE, from the coding sequence ATGGTCACACCAGCGGCTACCCAAAGTTTCAACCGTTTTTCAAATCTCTGGACCGTTGCTCAGTGGAACTCCAGCATTACAGAATCTGTAAACCAAGGCTATGCCCACAAAGCCCTTCTTCTCTTCCGCCAAATGAAGCAAAACGGCTTGGAACCAAACAACTTGACCTTTCCATCCGTGGCAAAAGCATGTTCAAAGCTCTTAAATCTCAAATACTCCCAAATCGTTCACACCCATGTCGTGAAATCTCGGTTTCAAGCCGATTTGTTTGTACAGACATCAGTTGTTGATATGTATGTGAAATGCAGTCAGTTGGGGTTTGCATATAACCTGTTTTCAAGAATGCCTAAGAGAGACGTGGCTTCTTGGAATTCGATGATTCTTGGGTTCGCCCAGTTGGGTTTTGTTGATAGAGTTGTAAGTCTTTTCTGTGAGATGGGAATTGAGGGGATTCGGGCTGACTCGGTCACGGTTATCGGATTGACACATTCGGCCTTGTCATTGAAGGATTTGAAAATGTTGGAATCCATTCATTCCTTTGGAATTAAAATTGGGATAGACACTGACGTTTCGGTTTCCAACACTTGGATTGCTGCTTATGCAAAATGTGGTGAATTCGGATTGGCTGAGACGGTGTTTGATGGGATTGACAAGGGTTTGAAGACTGGTGTCTCGTGGAACTCCATGATTGCAGGATATGCCCACTTTGAACAATGTTCTAAGGCCGTTGGTTTCTTCAAAAAGATGCTTTGTGGTGGATTTAGAGCTGATTTAAGCACTATTCTTAGTCTCCTGTCATCATGTGTGCAACCTGAGGTGTTGTTTCATGGTAAGCTGATCCATGCTCATGGAATCCAAGTGGGGTGTGATTCAGATATTCAAGTTATCAATACCCTCATATCCATGTATTCCAAGTGTGGAGATATTGGCTCTGCACGATATTTATTCGATAACATGTTGGGCAAAACACGTGTCTCATGGACTGCCATGATTGCTGGGTATGCTGAGAAGGGGGATTTGGATGAGGCAATGACCTTATTTTCTGCTATGGAAGCAGTTGGTGAGAAACCTGATTTGGTTACCATCATTTCTCTGATGTCAGGTTGTGGCCAGACAGGAGCCCTTGAGCTTGGAAAGTGGATTGACACTTATGCCACCGCGAATGGgttgaaagataatttaatggTTTGCAATGCATTGATAGATGTGTATGCAAAATGTGGAAGCATGGATAATGCCCGAGAACTCTTTTACACCATGCCTGAGAAGAGTCTTGTCTCATGGACAACTCTGATTGCAGGGTGTGCTTTGAATGGAGAGTTCAAAGAAGCATTGGGCCTTTTCTTTCAGATGGTAGAGTTGGGATTGAAACCAAACCACATAACATTCCTTGCTGTTCTTCAAGCTTGCAATCATGCAGGTTTCTTGGAAAAAGGATGGGAGTGCTTTAATCTGATGACTAAAGTGTATAAAATAAATCCAGGACTGGACCACTACTCCTGCATGGCCGATCTTCTTGGACGTAAAGGGCGACTAAAAGAAGCCTttgaatttattcaaaatatgcCTTTCAAACCTGATGTTGGCATATGGAGTGTATTGCTTAGTGCTTGCAAGATTCACCAGAATGTAGTGATTGGTGAATGCGTTGCTTATCATCTTTTTGAATTGGAGCCCCAAACTGCAGTTCCATATGTGCAGATGGCTAACATATATGCATCAGCAGGGAAGTGGGACAGAGTTGCAGCAATAAGAACAATGATGAAATGCAACAAGGCTATGAAATCTCCGGGGAAAAGCCTTGTTCAAGTAAATGGGAAGACTCATGAATTTACAGTTGAGGACAGGTGCCATCCTGAAGGCTTATTAATATACGAAACACTGGAGAATTTAGCTTTACAgatgaaagaataa
- the LOC100264547 gene encoding cytochrome P450 71AU50 gives MDWSWIALSLIALAYVVRALLNISKNKHKRLPPGPRGIPILGNLHMLGELPHQDLLRLAKKYGPIMYMRFALVPTIVVSSPQAAEQFLKTNDLVFAGRPPHEGSRIVSYDRKGISFTDYGPYWRNMRKLCTLGLLSNLRISSFQPLRREELDLLIKSLKEAALARTAVDLSAKISSLSADMSCRMIFGKKYMDKDIDERGFKAVIQEGMQLAGAPNIGDYIPFVAPLDLQGLARRMKAISKVFDAFFEKIIDDHIHEPKEEGQPKDLIDVMLGYMGSKENEFQIERSNIKALVLDMLAGSMDTSATAIEWALAELLKNPRIMKKVQEELEKVVGMERKVEESDLESLEYLDMVVKETLRLHPVAPLLIPHESLEDCTVNGFHIPQKSRVMVNTYAIGRDPNVWTDAEKFLPERFIGSSIDLRGRDFQLIPFGSGRRGCPGMQLGLTVVRLVLAQLVHCFDWELPNGMMPSELDMTEEFGLTVPRAKHILAVPTYRLPN, from the exons ATGGATTGGTCATGGATTGCACTTTCACTGATTGCTCTTGCTTATGTTGTTCGAGCATTGCTAAACATAAGCAAGAACAAGCATAAGAGATTGCCTCCTGGTCCAAGAGGGATCCCCATTTTGGGAAACCTTCATATGCTAGGTGAGTTGCCTCACCAGGATCTCCTTCGACTCGCCAAGAAGTATGGCCCCATCATGTACATGCGCTTTGCCCTGGTGCCCACCATTGTGGTCTCATCCCCTCAAGCAGCTGAGCAGTTCCTCAAGACGAATGATCTTGTTTTTGCTGGAAGGCCACCTCATGAAGGTTCAAGAATTGTATCCTACGACCGAAAAGGCATATCCTTTACAGACTATGGTCCTTATTGGCGCAACATGCGCAAGTTATGCACCTTGGGACTACTTAGCAATCTCAGAATCAGTTCTTTCCAGCCCCTGAGAAGAGAAGAGCTTGACCTCTTGATCAAGTCCCTTAAAGAGGCTGCCCTTGCTCGCACTGCTGTTGATCTCAGCGCCAAGATTTCATCCCTCAGTGCAGACATGAGTTGCAGGATGATTTTTGGGAAGAAGTACATGGACAAGGATATCGACGAGAGAGGGTTCAAAGCTGTGATTCAAGAGGGTATGCAATTAGCTGGAGCTCCTAACATTGGTGATTACATTCCTTTTGTGGCGCCCCTTGACCTTCAGGGGCTGGCTCGGCGCATGAAGGCTATTAGCAAGGTGTTTGATGCTTTTTTTGAGAAGATCATTGATGATCATATTCATGAACCAAAGGAAGAAGGGCAGCCAAAGGACTTAATAGATGTGATGCTAGGCTATATGGGATCCAAAGAAAACGAGTTCCAAATTGAAAGGTCTAATATCAAAGCCCTAGTTTTG GACATGCTAGCAGGATCTATGGACACTTCAGCCACAGCAATTGAGTGGGCACTTGCAGAACTGCTCAAGAACCCAAGAATAATGAAGAAAGTCCAAGAAGAACTGGAAAAAGTAGTGGGCATGGAGAGGAAGGTGGAGGAATCAGACCTAGAGAGCTTGGAGTACTTGGACATGGTTGTGAAGGAAACCTTGAGGCTCCACCCAGTGGCTCCTCTACTCATCCCTCATGAGTCCTTGGAGGACTGCACAGTCAATGGCTTCCACATCCCTCAAAAGTCCCGAGTCATGGTAAACACATATGCCATAGGGCGAGACCCTAATGTATGGACTGACGCAGAGAAGTTCCTCCCTGAGAGGTTCATCGGAAGCAGTATAGATCTCCGTGGACGTGACTTCCAACTCATCCCATTTGGCTCAGGCAGAAGAGGGTGCCCCGGGATGCAATTAGGCCTAACCGTGGTTCGACTGGTGCTGGCTCAGCTGGTCCATTGCTTTGATTGGGAGCTCCCAAATGGGATGATGCCTTCTGAGTTGGACATGACCGAGGAGTTTGGCCTCACAGTGCCGAGAGCCAAGCATATTCTGGCCGTTCCCACTTATCGCCTTCCCAACTGA
- the LOC100259314 gene encoding cytochrome P450 71AU50 yields MAWIWTALALIAIVFLFNMMKNKHKRLPPGPRGIPILGNMHMLGSLPHRALQALSKKYGPIMYMRLGFVPAIVVSSPQAAEQFLKTHDLVFANRPPHECSRHMLYDGKGISFSGYGPYWRSMRKLCTLELLTSRKINSFKPMRREEVGLLIKSFEEAARAGAAVDVSAKVALLSADMSCRMVFGKKYMDKDLDERGFKAVIQEAMQLAATPNIGDYIPCLLGLDLQGLTRRIKATGKVFDDFFEKIIDEHIHKPKEEGQTKDLVDVMLDLMGSEETEYNIQRANIKAISLDMMAASMDTSATMIEWALSELIKHPPMMKKVINELEKVVGMERMVEESDLESLEYLNMVVKETLRLHPVAPLLIPHESMEDCTVDGFHIPQKSRVIVNVWAIGRDPNAWTDADKFLPERFMESDIDFRGQHFQFIPFGSGRRGCPGMQLGLTVVRLVLAQLVHCFDWELPDNMLPSELDMTEEFGLTLPRAKHLVAIPTCRLHK; encoded by the exons ATGGCTTGGATATGGACTGCACTTGCCCTGATTGCCATTGTTTTTCTCTTCAACATGATGAAAAACAAGCATAAGAGGCTGCCTCCTGGCCCTAGAGGGATCCCAATTTTGGGCAATATGCATATGTTAGGGAGCTTGCCTCACCGAGCTCTACAAGCTCTATCCAAAAAGTATGGCCCCATCATGTACATGCGGTTAGGCTTTGTGCCCGCCATTGTTGTTTCTTCCCCTCAGGCTGCCGAGCAGTTCCTGAAGACACATGACCTTGTTTTCGCTAATAGGCCACCCCATGAGTGTTCAAGGCACATGCTATATGATGGAAAGGGCATATCGTTTTCTGGGTATGGCCCTTATTGGCGCAGCATGCGCAAGCTGTGCACCTTGGAGTTGCTCACCAGCCGTAAGATTAACTCCTTCAAGCCTATGAGAAGGGAAGAGGTTGGCCTGTTGATCAAGTCTTTTGAGGAAGCTGCGCGAGCTGGTGCTGCAGTTGATGTCAGTGCCAAGGTTGCGTTGCTGAGTGCAGACATGAGTTGTAGGATGGTATTTGGGAAGAAGTACATGGACAAGGATCTTGATGAAAGGGGATTCAAGGCTGTGATTCAAGAGGCAATGCAGTTGGCTGCTACTCCTAATATTGGTGATTACATTCCTTGCCTTCTGGGGCTTGATCTTCAGGGTCTGACAAGGCGGATAAAGGCAACGGGTAAGGTGTTTGATGACTTCTTTGAGAAGATCATTGATGAGCATATTCATAAGCCTAAGGAGGAAGGACAGACAAAGGACTTGGTCGATGTGATGCTGGACTTAATGGGATCTGAAGAGACTGAATACAACATCCAACGGGCCAACATCAAAGCTATATCTTTG GATATGATGGCAGCCTCCATGGACACTTCAGCAACCATGATTGAGTGGGCACTTTCAGAACTCATCAAGCATCCACCGATGATGAAAAAAGTTATAAATGAGTTGGAAAAAGTGGTGGGCATGGAGAGAATGGTGGAGGAATCAGACTTAGAGAGCTTGGAGTACCTGAACATGGTTGTGAAGGAGACCTTGAGGCTCCACCCAGTGGCACCTCTACTGATCCCTCATGAGTCCATGGAAGACTGCACAGTTGATGGCTTCCATATACCCCAAAAATCTCGTGTAATAGTGAATGTATGGGCGATAGGGCGCGACCCCAATGCATGGACTGATGCAGACAAGTTCCTGCCAGAGAGGTTTATGGAGAGCGATATAGATTTTCGGGGGCAGCACTTTCAATTTATCCCGTTTGGCTCTGGTAGAAGAGGTTGCCCCGGGATGCAATTAGGCCTCACCGTGGTTCGGCTCGTGCTGGCGCAACTTGTTCATTGCTTTGATTGGGAACTTCCAGATAACATGTTGCCAAGTGAGTTGGACATGACTGAGGAGTTTGGCCTCACATTACCAAGGGCCAAGCATCTAGTGGCTATTCCTACTTGTCGCCTTCACAAATGA